The following are encoded in a window of Collinsella aerofaciens genomic DNA:
- a CDS encoding MOSC domain-containing protein has protein sequence MPQAHPINNPIIDAAKRELADRARTAAPLRTANDAYNGPARIVSINTSEHKGTRKSPVADGRDTVIEQFGLATDAHAGHWHRQVSFLAAESIQTAQARGLDVHEGDFGENFTTRGINLLSLPLGTQLKLGSEVLVEISQIGKVCHTRCAIYYLAGDCIFPHEGVFGVVLKGGEVHIGDDIQVVKLGDGTCSFTPAEALEEIEQARQEGTL, from the coding sequence GTGCCCCAGGCTCATCCGATCAACAACCCCATCATTGACGCCGCCAAGCGCGAACTTGCGGATCGTGCCCGGACGGCAGCTCCCCTACGCACCGCAAACGATGCTTACAACGGGCCTGCTCGTATCGTCTCAATCAACACGTCGGAGCACAAAGGCACTCGCAAGTCGCCCGTCGCCGATGGACGCGACACCGTCATCGAGCAATTTGGCCTCGCTACCGATGCGCACGCCGGACATTGGCACCGCCAGGTCTCTTTTTTAGCCGCGGAGTCCATCCAGACGGCGCAGGCACGCGGGCTCGACGTACACGAGGGTGACTTTGGAGAGAACTTCACAACCCGGGGCATCAACCTGCTCTCGCTCCCCTTGGGCACGCAGCTCAAGCTTGGCAGCGAGGTGCTTGTCGAAATCAGCCAAATCGGCAAGGTCTGCCACACACGCTGTGCCATCTACTATCTAGCCGGCGACTGCATCTTTCCCCACGAGGGCGTTTTCGGCGTGGTACTAAAGGGCGGAGAGGTCCATATCGGCGACGATATCCAGGTAGTCAAACTCGGCGACGGCACCTGTTCGTTCACCCCCGCCGAGGCGCTCGAAGAGATTGAGCAGGCTCGCCAGGAGGGCACGCTGTAG
- the dapB gene encoding 4-hydroxy-tetrahydrodipicolinate reductase, protein MIKTVIMGTGRMGSLIRTTAEGIVDAGGQPVFDIVAQIGFDLSELESAPAADVIIDFSNVVTFEAVVAYVERTGAALVSGTTGYTPEQMDRLRELGQNTRVMHSGNYSIGIAALRHLVAQATRELPGFDCEIVETHHNQKVDAPSGTAKLLLDAVVEAEPEAGYHPVYGREGMCGARDPKEIGMHSLRGGTVAGVHEVSFFGQDEEVTLTHRATSRQIFVNGALAAAQKLVTREPGFYTFDKVMFA, encoded by the coding sequence TTGATTAAGACCGTCATTATGGGAACGGGCCGCATGGGCTCGCTCATCCGCACTACCGCCGAAGGCATTGTCGACGCCGGCGGGCAGCCCGTTTTTGATATCGTCGCCCAGATCGGTTTTGATCTGTCCGAGCTCGAGAGCGCCCCGGCGGCCGACGTTATCATCGACTTCTCGAACGTCGTGACCTTCGAAGCCGTCGTCGCCTATGTCGAGCGCACGGGCGCGGCGTTGGTCTCAGGCACCACAGGCTACACCCCCGAGCAGATGGACCGCCTGCGTGAGCTGGGCCAGAACACCCGCGTTATGCACTCGGGCAATTACTCCATCGGTATCGCAGCCCTGCGCCATCTGGTAGCGCAGGCTACACGCGAGCTGCCCGGCTTTGACTGCGAAATCGTCGAGACGCACCACAACCAAAAGGTCGACGCCCCCAGCGGCACTGCCAAGCTACTGCTCGACGCCGTCGTCGAAGCCGAGCCCGAGGCAGGCTACCACCCCGTCTATGGCCGCGAGGGCATGTGCGGAGCACGCGATCCCAAGGAAATCGGTATGCATTCGCTGCGCGGCGGCACCGTCGCCGGTGTGCACGAGGTGAGCTTCTTTGGCCAGGACGAGGAGGTCACGCTCACCCACCGCGCCACGAGCCGTCAGATCTTTGTCAACGGCGCCTTGGCAGCCGCGCAGAAGCTCGTCACCCGCGAACCCGGCTTCTATACGTTCGACAAGGTCATGTTTGCCTAA
- a CDS encoding HigA family addiction module antitoxin, with amino-acid sequence MSKSSIITSDETSSDLLSPVTPGELLKEEFLVPMGISQYRLAKETGIPAQRIGQIVLGKRRVTADTDLRLCRYFGLTDGYWLRAQVAFDLEAEKRRIEPELDKIVPVQQAIAL; translated from the coding sequence ATGTCGAAATCGTCGATTATCACAAGTGATGAGACCTCGTCCGATTTGCTGTCGCCAGTGACTCCTGGTGAGCTTCTCAAAGAGGAGTTTCTTGTTCCCATGGGCATTTCTCAATATCGCCTTGCGAAAGAGACCGGGATTCCGGCTCAGCGTATCGGGCAGATTGTCTTGGGAAAACGTCGCGTGACGGCCGACACCGACCTCCGTCTTTGCCGTTATTTTGGCCTGACGGATGGTTATTGGCTGCGCGCTCAGGTGGCGTTTGACCTTGAGGCCGAGAAAAGGCGGATCGAACCGGAACTCGATAAGATCGTTCCTGTTCAGCAGGCCATTGCGCTGTAG
- a CDS encoding coiled-coil domain-containing protein encodes MQHSNHRTAALIASKPARIITSAALAVALTATPMLSPVAAYAASQATQDQLSAAQQKIEAATSAYNDARTKLDDLQKQIDSNEASIEEIEAKLPEQQAKASSAMRDLYKYQKGTNPIGSFLVNAQSLGEFITTCKYTNQITSSSVDEIEELNNMQTELEQNKAELQQAKSQLEAEQKNAEDALAQAQQLRSEAQAKAEQENAAELAKLEADKAAAAEKLSGEGVSGSNSSSQATNTNTTIDTTVNNSNTGSSDYDSFINEWTGRIDNYLAGSPMAGQGYNFAVAAWNTGVDPRWSPAIACIESTKGAYCANSYNAWGWSARGGGWRSFGSWSEGISAHVAYLGANYGSTLTPAAAKKYCPPTWQDWYNKVAAQMNRI; translated from the coding sequence ATGCAGCATTCGAATCATCGCACCGCAGCGCTCATTGCGTCGAAGCCGGCTCGTATCATCACGAGCGCCGCGCTCGCCGTTGCGCTGACGGCCACGCCGATGCTCTCCCCCGTTGCGGCGTATGCCGCCTCGCAGGCAACGCAGGACCAGCTTTCCGCAGCCCAGCAGAAGATCGAAGCCGCCACGAGCGCCTACAACGACGCCCGCACCAAACTCGATGACCTGCAAAAGCAGATTGACTCCAATGAGGCGAGCATCGAGGAAATCGAGGCTAAGCTTCCCGAGCAGCAGGCCAAGGCAAGCTCTGCCATGCGCGATCTGTACAAGTATCAGAAGGGCACCAATCCCATCGGGAGCTTCCTGGTCAACGCGCAGAGCCTGGGTGAGTTCATCACGACCTGCAAATACACCAACCAGATCACGAGCTCGAGCGTCGACGAGATCGAAGAGCTCAATAACATGCAAACCGAACTTGAGCAGAACAAGGCCGAGCTCCAGCAGGCCAAGTCACAGCTTGAGGCAGAGCAGAAAAACGCCGAGGATGCGCTGGCGCAGGCCCAGCAGCTCCGCAGCGAGGCACAGGCAAAAGCCGAGCAGGAAAATGCCGCCGAGCTTGCCAAGCTTGAGGCCGATAAGGCCGCTGCCGCCGAGAAGCTCTCGGGCGAGGGCGTAAGCGGCAGCAATTCCAGCAGCCAGGCCACCAACACCAACACCACCATCGACACCACGGTGAACAACTCCAATACCGGTAGCTCCGATTACGATTCGTTCATTAATGAGTGGACAGGCCGCATCGACAATTATCTCGCCGGCTCCCCCATGGCAGGCCAGGGCTACAACTTTGCCGTCGCCGCTTGGAATACCGGTGTCGACCCCCGTTGGTCCCCCGCCATCGCCTGCATCGAGAGCACCAAGGGTGCTTATTGCGCCAATTCTTATAACGCCTGGGGCTGGAGTGCACGTGGCGGCGGTTGGCGCAGCTTTGGCAGCTGGAGCGAGGGCATCTCCGCTCACGTTGCCTATCTGGGCGCCAACTACGGCTCCACCCTTACCCCGGCTGCGGCCAAAAAGTACTGCCCGCCCACGTGGCAGGACTGGTACAACAAAGTCGCCGCTCAGATGAACCGCATCTAA
- the dapA gene encoding 4-hydroxy-tetrahydrodipicolinate synthase, with product MVLTPNEAYAAKQPFVDKETLEHIVEQFPTPFHLYDEAGIRRNMQEVRDAFAWNPGFKEYFAVKANPNPALISILNEYGCGCDCSSYTELMIARSLGITGHDIMFSSNDTPAADFELADKLGAIVNFDDISHIEFFERVAGPIPKTVGCRFNPGGLFQLSNGIMDNPGDSKYGMTTEQLFEAFRMLKAKGAEDFGIHAFLASNTVTNDYYPELARILFELAVRLERETGAHVAFINLSGGVGIPYLPEQQANDIRAIGEGVHAAYDEILVPAGMGDVAICTEMGRFMMGPYGCLVTKAIHEKRIYKDYIGVDASAVDLIRPAMYGAYHHITVMGQPGGANKATAPVTNTYDITGNLCENNDKFAIDRELPHIDMGDLLVIHDTGAHGYSMGYNYNGRLRSAEVLLRPDGAADLIRRAERPGDYFSTLDVLPCGRELLAKSRAESARRRAQDERLAVAAQWNKRIQIAEAKEKNMDIRNLEGSIVALVTPFKKDGSVDFDALERLIDFHLQNGTDAILTLGTTGESATMTDDEDNSVVAAVVKHVAGRVPVIAGSGSNSTQTMLTKSLTYQGLGADGLLLITPYYNKSNEEGIYQHFKTVADAVDIPCILYNIPGRCGCGISERNVERLAAHPNIMGIKEASGNVAYAAKIAHLLSDDFRMYSGEDALTVPLMSLGASGTISVWADVQPQLVHDMCRAYLDGDVARARDIQIAGQPLINALFSEVNPIPVKEALAQMGMIEANYRMPLCPMADDTRAALTDALKGAGLLD from the coding sequence ATGGTATTGACCCCCAACGAGGCATATGCGGCCAAGCAGCCGTTTGTGGACAAGGAGACACTCGAGCATATCGTCGAGCAGTTCCCCACGCCGTTTCATCTATACGACGAGGCGGGCATCCGCCGCAACATGCAAGAAGTGCGCGACGCCTTTGCATGGAACCCGGGCTTTAAGGAATACTTTGCCGTCAAGGCCAACCCCAACCCGGCGCTCATCTCCATTCTCAACGAATACGGCTGCGGCTGCGACTGCTCGAGCTATACCGAGCTCATGATCGCCCGCTCGCTGGGTATCACGGGACACGACATCATGTTCTCGTCCAACGATACGCCGGCTGCCGACTTTGAGCTCGCCGACAAGCTGGGTGCCATCGTCAACTTTGACGACATCAGCCACATCGAGTTCTTTGAGCGTGTTGCGGGACCCATCCCCAAAACGGTCGGCTGCCGCTTTAATCCAGGCGGCCTGTTCCAGCTCTCCAACGGCATCATGGACAACCCGGGCGACTCCAAATATGGCATGACCACCGAGCAGCTCTTCGAGGCCTTCCGCATGCTCAAAGCCAAGGGCGCCGAGGACTTTGGCATCCACGCATTCCTTGCCAGCAACACCGTCACCAACGACTACTACCCCGAGCTCGCGCGTATCCTCTTTGAGCTTGCCGTACGCCTGGAGCGCGAGACCGGCGCACACGTCGCCTTCATCAATCTGTCCGGCGGCGTCGGCATCCCCTACCTGCCCGAGCAGCAGGCCAACGACATTCGCGCCATCGGCGAGGGAGTACACGCGGCATACGACGAGATCCTGGTTCCCGCCGGCATGGGCGATGTGGCCATCTGCACCGAGATGGGCCGCTTTATGATGGGCCCCTACGGCTGTCTGGTCACCAAGGCTATCCACGAGAAGCGGATCTACAAGGACTATATCGGTGTCGATGCAAGCGCCGTCGATTTGATTCGCCCTGCCATGTATGGCGCCTACCACCACATTACGGTGATGGGTCAGCCGGGCGGCGCCAACAAGGCCACGGCGCCCGTCACGAACACCTATGACATCACGGGCAATCTGTGCGAGAACAACGATAAGTTCGCCATCGACCGCGAGCTGCCGCATATCGACATGGGTGACCTGCTTGTAATCCACGATACCGGTGCGCATGGCTACTCCATGGGCTACAACTACAACGGACGTCTGCGCTCCGCCGAGGTCCTGCTGCGCCCCGATGGCGCGGCCGACCTCATCCGCCGCGCCGAGCGCCCGGGCGATTACTTTTCCACGCTCGACGTGCTGCCGTGCGGCCGAGAGCTGCTGGCCAAGTCGCGCGCCGAAAGCGCCCGCCGTCGCGCCCAAGACGAGCGCCTGGCAGTCGCAGCTCAATGGAACAAACGCATCCAGATCGCGGAGGCGAAGGAGAAGAACATGGATATCCGCAATCTCGAGGGCTCAATCGTCGCCCTGGTTACGCCGTTTAAAAAGGACGGCAGTGTCGACTTTGACGCGCTCGAGCGCCTTATCGATTTCCACTTGCAAAATGGCACCGACGCCATTCTCACCCTGGGCACCACCGGCGAGAGCGCCACGATGACCGATGACGAGGACAACTCCGTCGTCGCCGCTGTGGTCAAGCATGTTGCAGGACGCGTCCCCGTTATTGCCGGCTCGGGCTCCAACTCCACGCAGACCATGCTCACCAAGTCGCTCACCTATCAGGGCTTGGGAGCCGACGGCCTGCTGCTCATTACCCCCTACTACAACAAGTCCAACGAAGAGGGTATCTATCAGCACTTTAAGACCGTCGCCGATGCCGTTGACATCCCCTGCATCCTGTACAACATCCCCGGCCGCTGCGGCTGCGGTATCAGCGAGCGCAACGTAGAGCGTCTAGCCGCGCACCCCAACATCATGGGCATCAAGGAGGCCTCGGGCAACGTCGCCTACGCGGCCAAGATCGCCCACCTGCTGTCCGACGATTTCCGCATGTACTCGGGCGAGGATGCACTCACAGTGCCGCTCATGAGCCTGGGCGCTTCGGGCACCATCAGCGTGTGGGCCGACGTGCAGCCGCAGCTTGTACACGACATGTGCCGCGCTTATCTGGACGGCGACGTAGCGCGCGCCCGCGATATCCAGATTGCCGGCCAGCCGCTCATCAACGCCCTCTTTAGCGAGGTCAACCCCATCCCCGTCAAGGAAGCGCTCGCCCAGATGGGCATGATCGAGGCAAACTACCGTATGCCGCTGTGCCCCATGGCAGACGACACGCGAGCCGCACTTACCGATGCTCTGAAGGGAGCTGGTCTACTTGATTAA
- a CDS encoding N-acetyldiaminopimelate deacetylase has protein sequence MTELQELRRYRRDLHRIPELDFDLPQTIAYIEGVLAPLACEVTHPCPSCVCAFFDAGVDAAHATAIRADMDALPIAEATGAAFASTHPGKMHACGHDGHMAMALAAATYVDRTIREQPGAIRRNVLFVFQPAEETTGGAKTVCESGVFERYGADRIFGFHVWPDLPAGTLASCPGPLLARSSETHIHIHGTSIHIAKTYGVPVEESRDAALAAAKFLVSERELMDELGADEPCIGKFGLLQAGTVCNAVAGEAHVAGSLRVFTDAMFDRAREGVRRALDEACTATGCTYDLDFAEGYPPVDNDPELFAHIAPALPELQLVDEPLLIAEDFAFYQRHLPGVFFLLGTGMPEDQDNPSDSDGCPAYATSVLHTDSMLFDEEILLKGLDVYKRLLLLD, from the coding sequence ATGACCGAGCTCCAAGAACTCCGTCGCTATCGCCGCGATCTCCATCGCATTCCGGAGCTCGATTTCGATCTTCCGCAAACCATTGCCTATATCGAGGGCGTGCTGGCACCGCTCGCTTGCGAGGTGACCCATCCGTGCCCCAGCTGCGTCTGTGCTTTCTTCGACGCCGGTGTTGATGCCGCGCATGCCACGGCGATTCGCGCCGATATGGATGCGCTGCCCATCGCGGAGGCGACGGGAGCGGCCTTTGCCTCAACCCATCCCGGCAAGATGCACGCTTGCGGACATGACGGACACATGGCCATGGCGCTTGCCGCCGCGACGTATGTTGACCGTACGATTCGCGAACAGCCGGGCGCCATTAGGCGCAACGTTCTCTTTGTGTTCCAGCCGGCCGAGGAAACGACCGGTGGTGCCAAGACGGTATGCGAGAGTGGTGTGTTCGAGCGCTATGGGGCCGACCGCATTTTTGGCTTTCATGTGTGGCCCGATCTGCCCGCCGGCACGTTGGCGAGCTGCCCCGGTCCGCTGCTGGCGCGCTCAAGCGAGACGCACATTCATATCCATGGAACGAGTATCCATATCGCCAAGACCTACGGCGTTCCAGTCGAGGAATCGCGCGATGCCGCGCTGGCAGCGGCCAAGTTCTTAGTTTCCGAGCGCGAGCTCATGGACGAGTTGGGTGCCGATGAGCCCTGCATTGGCAAGTTCGGCCTGCTGCAGGCAGGCACCGTCTGCAATGCGGTGGCGGGGGAGGCCCATGTTGCCGGTAGCTTGCGTGTGTTTACGGACGCCATGTTCGACCGTGCGCGCGAGGGCGTACGCCGTGCGCTCGACGAGGCGTGCACCGCAACGGGCTGTACGTACGATCTCGACTTTGCCGAGGGCTATCCGCCAGTCGATAACGACCCCGAGTTGTTTGCCCACATTGCGCCTGCCTTGCCCGAGCTGCAACTTGTGGACGAGCCGCTGCTGATCGCCGAGGATTTCGCGTTCTATCAGCGCCATCTGCCGGGCGTGTTTTTCCTGCTGGGCACGGGTATGCCAGAGGACCAAGACAACCCGAGTGATTCGGATGGCTGCCCCGCCTATGCCACAAGCGTTCTGCATACCGATAGCATGCTCTTCGACGAGGAAATCCTACTCAAAGGTCTCGATGTCTACAAACGATTGCTTTTGCTTGACTAA
- a CDS encoding FxLYD domain-containing protein, which yields MAKEGKKPIGKIVLGVIVVLVIVGAVGSMGGNSTDSSASDSAKPAEATQQAEEQKEPQEPYAIADEAEDTSNQFAYKITGTLTNNTDKEKSYIQIEYVLYDADGNQVGTALANTNHLKAGGSWKFEALGTVSPDQVASWERSDVSGF from the coding sequence ATGGCAAAAGAGGGAAAGAAGCCGATCGGCAAGATTGTCCTAGGCGTCATCGTGGTGCTGGTTATCGTCGGTGCCGTGGGCTCTATGGGTGGCAATTCAACCGATTCGTCTGCGAGCGATTCGGCAAAACCTGCCGAGGCGACACAGCAGGCTGAGGAGCAAAAAGAACCGCAAGAACCGTATGCCATTGCTGATGAGGCTGAAGACACCTCCAATCAGTTTGCCTATAAGATCACGGGCACGCTGACCAATAACACGGACAAGGAAAAGAGCTACATTCAGATTGAGTATGTTCTGTATGATGCCGATGGCAACCAGGTTGGAACGGCTCTTGCAAACACCAATCATCTGAAGGCGGGCGGCTCCTGGAAGTTCGAGGCGCTGGGTACAGTGTCTCCCGACCAGGTTGCTAGCTGGGAGCGTTCTGACGTAAGTGGTTTCTAG
- a CDS encoding XRE family transcriptional regulator, translating into MPDKKLTEELLNELLDAPNIDGYIKEHDFAAPSLSDYLKRLLQEKGLERSRVVRMADLNETFGYQIFTGARHPSRNKVLQIAFAMALTLKETNRALTAAGVSVLNCKDRRDAIIIFCIDRGCSLQKVNEELYRFGEETVS; encoded by the coding sequence ATGCCCGATAAAAAGCTGACCGAGGAGTTGCTTAATGAGCTTCTCGACGCGCCAAACATCGATGGCTATATCAAAGAACACGACTTTGCCGCCCCATCGCTTTCGGACTACCTGAAGCGGCTACTGCAGGAAAAGGGCTTGGAGCGCTCGCGCGTGGTTCGTATGGCCGATCTCAATGAGACCTTTGGCTATCAGATCTTTACCGGTGCGCGTCATCCGAGTCGCAATAAGGTGCTGCAGATTGCCTTTGCGATGGCACTGACGCTCAAAGAGACCAACCGTGCGCTGACGGCTGCCGGGGTAAGCGTCCTTAACTGCAAGGACCGCCGCGATGCGATTATCATCTTTTGTATCGATCGCGGGTGCAGCCTCCAAAAGGTCAACGAGGAGCTGTATCGCTTTGGCGAGGAGACGGTGAGTTAG
- a CDS encoding serine/threonine protein kinase: MDTQSPTYSDDELTAALAEHLASLDRDDSYRVERVLKRSSVEATELVYFEGTGGGSLGPFVRKRIDASAQIGGAYERLFAAQRAGRRFEHLPRIVDCRRVGDELNVVIEYIEGETLGALVDRLGATPDYARELYPVLCDAVGELHAGFSMAGETSAPVIHRDLKPSNIIVTGANYTPDDGLTFSSLVIIDLGIARVWRDGADADTVKFGTRPYAPPEQYGFGQTSVRSDVYALGALLFFCLTGVDPKPGLDMREQCEARGIPTPLADAVCMSMALDPAKRFASAEALGRATRAACDLSRPVRPPAPPVRTPASETVLTPQGLQNPAGLPRPAASAACGLLSRVPESLGRIWNTLVCLSLLVFFAGSHFAVFHPTGANQSYPTWLLIIEYFFFVDGLMVLMHFALLDKRRLRRRFALLDSYRGKKLAKLWLKALGVLLLCMIVIVAVANATGVVDASAT, encoded by the coding sequence ATGGATACTCAGAGCCCAACATATTCCGATGACGAGCTGACCGCAGCGCTTGCCGAGCACCTGGCGTCGCTCGATCGCGACGACAGCTATCGCGTGGAGCGTGTACTTAAGCGCTCGTCCGTTGAAGCAACCGAGCTCGTGTACTTTGAAGGAACCGGCGGTGGTTCGCTCGGCCCCTTTGTCCGTAAACGCATCGATGCTTCGGCTCAAATCGGCGGGGCATACGAGCGTCTGTTTGCCGCTCAGCGGGCAGGCAGGCGTTTTGAGCACCTGCCCAGAATCGTCGATTGTCGTCGTGTGGGCGACGAGCTCAACGTGGTTATAGAATACATCGAAGGGGAGACGCTCGGGGCGCTGGTGGACCGTCTGGGAGCCACCCCCGATTATGCGCGTGAATTGTATCCTGTCCTTTGCGACGCCGTGGGCGAGCTCCATGCCGGTTTTTCAATGGCGGGGGAGACGTCGGCGCCGGTGATCCATCGTGACCTCAAGCCGTCGAATATCATCGTGACAGGTGCTAACTATACGCCTGATGACGGCCTGACATTTTCATCGCTGGTGATTATCGACTTGGGAATCGCCCGCGTATGGCGCGATGGCGCCGATGCCGACACCGTCAAGTTCGGCACGCGACCCTATGCGCCGCCCGAGCAGTATGGGTTTGGGCAGACGAGTGTGCGCAGCGATGTCTACGCACTTGGCGCCCTGTTGTTCTTCTGCTTGACGGGAGTCGACCCTAAACCAGGGCTCGACATGCGCGAACAATGCGAGGCGCGCGGCATTCCCACTCCACTTGCCGATGCCGTCTGCATGTCGATGGCGCTCGACCCGGCCAAGCGTTTTGCGAGTGCGGAAGCGTTGGGACGGGCGACGCGCGCGGCATGCGATCTGAGTCGCCCCGTGCGGCCTCCTGCGCCGCCTGTCCGAACTCCGGCCTCGGAGACGGTGTTGACGCCCCAAGGGCTCCAGAACCCCGCAGGGCTTCCTAGGCCTGCCGCCTCCGCTGCATGCGGTCTGCTCTCTCGCGTTCCGGAGTCTCTGGGGCGTATTTGGAATACGCTCGTCTGCCTCTCGCTGCTTGTGTTCTTTGCCGGAAGTCACTTTGCCGTCTTTCACCCCACGGGAGCAAACCAAAGCTACCCGACGTGGCTTCTCATAATCGAGTATTTTTTCTTTGTCGATGGCCTTATGGTGCTTATGCATTTTGCGCTGCTCGATAAGCGCCGTCTTCGTCGGCGATTCGCACTGCTCGACAGCTATCGCGGCAAGAAGCTCGCGAAACTCTGGCTCAAGGCATTGGGTGTGCTGCTCCTATGCATGATCGTCATAGTCGCGGTTGCCAATGCGACCGGCGTCGTCGATGCCTCCGCTACCTAA